A stretch of DNA from Verrucomicrobiia bacterium:
CCGCGCAGGCGGAACCGGTGCGTTCGGCTCATACCGAGGCCGAGCTGGTTTCTGAAGTCACTTCCATTCAGCCGGGTACGCCCTTCTGGGCCGGCCTGCATTTGAAGATGGAACCGCGCTGGCACACTTACTGGCGAAATCCCGGGGATTCCGGACTGCCGACGCAGATCAAATGGAATCTGCCCGAAGGCTTCGAGGCCGGCGCCCTTCAATGGCCGCAGCCTGAAAAGGTGGATTTGCCGCCGCTTGCCGTTTACGCGTATGAAAACGAAGTGCTGCTGCCGGTCCAGATCACGCCTCCCGCATCACTGACTCCCGGGCAGGACATCGAACTCAAGGCCAAAGCCACGTGGCTCGCCTGCGAAGAAGTGTGCATTCCCGGGCAGGCGGAATTGTCGCTGCATCTTCCCGTGAAAGCGGAAGTCCCGGCGCCGGACCCGGCAAAGGCTACCGTTTTCGCGGAAACCCGCGCCCGTTTCCCGCTGCGTGAATCGGAATGGCGGGCGGAAGCGTTCACGGGAAAAAAGCAATTCGTCCTCCGCATCACGTCCCCGAACGCATACCTGCTTTCCGGATTGTCTTTTTTCCCTTACGACGAAAAACTGATCGACCATGCCGCGCCTCAAACCGCGCGCAAAATCGAGTCGGGTTATGAGCTGATTCTGAAGCGCGGCAATCTTTTCACCGGCAAGCTGGACGCGCTGGAAGGCATTCTTGTTTCCAAAGAGGGCTGGCGCGGCGCCGGTTCGGAGACGTCGCTCGAAATCAAGGCCCCTGTCACGCCGCGGGATTTTCCGGAGTCCGCGGGCGGCGCTCCCATGAAATTGGGCGCGGCGCTCGTATTCGCGTTCCTGGGCGGGCTGATCCTGAATCTCATGCCCTGCGTTTTTCCCGTACTCTCGATCAAGATCCTGAATTTCGTGGAACAGGCTTCCGAGCAGAAAATCAAACCGGGCCTGCACGGGATCGCGTTCACGGCGGGAGTTCTGGTTTCTTTCTGGCTGTTGGCCGGCGCTTTGATATTTTTCAGGGCCGCGGGGCATGAGATCGGCTGGGGATTCCAGCTCCAGTCGCCGGTTTTCGTGGGATTCCTGGCTGTCCTTTTTTTGATTCTGTCGCTCAGCCTTTTCGGTTTTTTCGAAATCGGCCTTTCGCTCACGGGGCTTGGAGGTTTTTTGACGGGAAAGTCCGGCCTGGGCAACAGCTTTTTCGGCGGCGTGCTCGCCACCGTGATCGCGACGCCGTGCACCGCGCCGTTCATGGGAGCCGCGCTGGGCTTTGCGCTGACGCAGCCTCCGGCCGTGTCGCTGGCCGTCTTCACGCTGCTGGGGCTTGGCATGGCATTCCCGTATCTGCTGCTTTCCTTTTTCCCGCGCCTGCTCGCATTCGTGCCCAGGCCCGGGCCGTGGATGTCGGGGCTCAAAAAATTCATGGGCGTCCTTCTCCTGGCGACGGCCGCGTGGCTGGGCTGGATTTTTTTTCTGCAGTCGGGAGCGCATGTGACAACTCCGGGACACGGCGGGAAAATCGCGTGGGAAACTTATTCGGACGAGCGGCTTGCGTCGCTCCGCGCGAGCGGCACGCCGGTCTTTGTGGACTTTACCGCGGCGTGGTGCCTGACGTGCAAGGTCAACGAAAAGATCGCGCTGGACCAGGACCGTGTCAAAAAGAAATTCGAGGAACTGAAGATCGTGCCGTTGAAAGCCGATTGGACTTCCCGTGACGAACGCATCGCCCGCGCGCTGGCCGGGTATGGGAGAAGCAGCATCCCGCTTTATGTTTTGTACGGGCCCGGGCATAGCGAGCCCGTCCTTTTGCCCGAAATCATCACGGCGGACCTGGTCGTGCAGGCCGTCGACAAAGTTTTTAAGGCCGCCATAGACGCGGAA
This window harbors:
- a CDS encoding protein-disulfide reductase DsbD domain-containing protein; amino-acid sequence: AQAEPVRSAHTEAELVSEVTSIQPGTPFWAGLHLKMEPRWHTYWRNPGDSGLPTQIKWNLPEGFEAGALQWPQPEKVDLPPLAVYAYENEVLLPVQITPPASLTPGQDIELKAKATWLACEEVCIPGQAELSLHLPVKAEVPAPDPAKATVFAETRARFPLRESEWRAEAFTGKKQFVLRITSPNAYLLSGLSFFPYDEKLIDHAAPQTARKIESGYELILKRGNLFTGKLDALEGILVSKEGWRGAGSETSLEIKAPVTPRDFPESAGGAPMKLGAALVFAFLGGLILNLMPCVFPVLSIKILNFVEQASEQKIKPGLHGIAFTAGVLVSFWLLAGALIFFRAAGHEIGWGFQLQSPVFVGFLAVLFLILSLSLFGFFEIGLSLTGLGGFLTGKSGLGNSFFGGVLATVIATPCTAPFMGAALGFALTQPPAVSLAVFTLLGLGMAFPYLLLSFFPRLLAFVPRPGPWMSGLKKFMGVLLLATAAWLGWIFFLQSGAHVTTPGHGGKIAWETYSDERLASLRASGTPVFVDFTAAWCLTCKVNEKIALDQDRVKKKFEELKIVPLKADWTSRDERIARALAGYGRSSIPLYVLYGPGHSEPVLLPEIITADLVVQAVDKVFKAAIDAEKKPKEAL